A single Vanacampus margaritifer isolate UIUO_Vmar chromosome 7, RoL_Vmar_1.0, whole genome shotgun sequence DNA region contains:
- the LOC144055006 gene encoding uncharacterized protein LOC144055006, protein MTSGYIFLLLYLLWGSVGPSSQQGEATCNSPGQELDAASCFLQCVGSPASNTGKDHMRNLKAILEAAMDLYTFMRSSARGAYISMEAAMFLDPNAEPLHNEALVEMWMEVKVTPLLKSINRHVLACLSAKNFSCSTYQTIVKELSQHFSEMIPARQKWIYSFFMFPFLSRNGVAGCVNPNESSEDWLMRNFGAFSVHARIYDLPALNMIFSGLEVLHLLSPAQKAELLLRPEVADLTNDSLSLIFHSLMADGPPAHTDYGGNHNWTGPGYPELAYSPYLPPSPQTNLKEVIQGITMAIKPITSFVHNFVAFTKERDASQIKSNTLMQFLLNWTLAEVASHYRPNPPPAALEAPELDEMEEWYRQVVLPVLRRFTNDEQYLMSDQLMLAFYHVFDLDHNVDNGPDDVQDVCSVTLDGNPCGLTDAVGNVAHIMHCAARTNLTMSEGNVMRLILELTERLNLLIQEFATSNFTEVASEFHEIFSEVDSSTLTEENLQDPEFITMWFHIKLSPLLPYIPIDLLSCLSANNFSCPAYQTLVALLSKHFDYYYNYYYYDDMDAHSVHHQNIYTHFIYVFMRLHNMSDVCFSANNSKEWLWKNFGSFSEVANITDFYDLNPYFSGLDALDQLTPRQTAQMMLLPLPTPPEKDVVIREVFDYLLESPRERRLQEVLNELILLAAEVQPPCEVSKTIFEQLQIVIVSVPPDMEFLIREKVDQLIQSTPEECVPDNVNCLNIQINATKVCEETNSSDLHLALSTSADVPCNFTLEEYACAQLQNFTANQLASLLSCNLPGNSKRSLVLWKILLSKLSAILDPALDILASMPESAIGPSAPEILDVIGDIRVALLSNEQLRNSSVIAKWFSERLKGFLPSASDNFLRCLSQRNLSCQSYQQILETFNQHYDIITDTQRIVIAEEFILNFLSRPVSGPGCRSGFNSSAEWLMVNVGPFSQFLTLKQILQLNPDFSPLEALPLLSLRQRLDLLFIPLPGLPGTDVIIDALFDQLTDSPEERLKIPEFLTLLVEDLQTTFVGNFSCNSFKTLFTRLDLTVPIVPLHVAWSITSSKLELTELLPPGCLIYSGECNVTPINATEMCMAVNSTALQLLLDTGSHKERLCNFSVEQVACASLAALTAPDLAMMFTCNRLASSSGSLPVWKLLLTKSSHLLNQSLDLLANMTFNPGNAAASLILDAIREVQLDTFNAAYFNDPNLIDLWFNHRLRPFLHAVSPDFLSCLTTKDLNCTSYQHIVRALSHVQPNMSIAVQTTVFTRFIKIFLSRNDTDDPGCITHSNNSSEWLRVNLGAFSHLLLLSEVRMLYPDFSAFEALAQLTVRQLAELSSTPGALNSTAQVAMVMKYVPDPFLDAFFDDFSPSIKGNESLYPASVRSAMLEVVFDRAKLSEPSVSDSVVSVWLRDRIPPLLFELSPQHVSPFFAILTAKSCSIERQGVKELNSTISSLIEVTQKEIENHIVQALKGPPPLRCYANNQSYYHFLQISFLGFQLPNLTTFLSLMPQDMMDQLVNSIAPSELGSYLRIPDVVDDDGKLCLIYSKYRKTAMFLENEQLPMSVRRATLPCVWPFALRSTNRSEVNAWFDRRLANYLNFLTKDLIGNVTTYNTSCLAFQKYVSVLGMFNFSPVNFVKRDVYDTIMTYLNSASVPKCYNASDPELNSTAWFAEYIGPFFEFITLQDFFTFGSPEVLQIFTVNLKNIAIFNQTVLPLNVTSYYTELLYMQDSNFNPILLPLLFRCFVPAMAFTQLSANETMIVLYNLTSLCTDLDPQVSAALAGNFGDKINAASIAALGNENTGMSIGQIKMIDAKELYAALETLRNVLGWRRGQARVIVTALLSSGLVQIRNASSLLMLGSLVIGVPANTFSTIDGSQLITAFKNPTFLTHFTTAPQIVQYAFVSQIISVNSSSDALMENVPDDLATEIPGLFLLGVSGTKNVLTMLNKKKWKRKQAELFFETVAVESSTTLLGSADNLSSSVLQGFTCTSVRTFRRSQTLRLVRACRRRGRNKVKLVETQLTCMYNHVRNEADATSFELYPPDMLLYYNYSQVPQNSCRVYFEELAEADFSVFSPVLNGMLSVLLDNAKSCLGITNQILTESDISVLGNMCCILDGAYISNSDQSILEKLQNCAELNEVQVAAVEMLLESGNTTYGMPSNWTRATLEGLGILPLFMTSNFYDNFDRDTKRSFLKDFLKVIRRNNIDKQKRRRLKKEIRKSIRNRVKRSLGNECTVGYITHVTISEETFPFDYFDINQFNCCLNATILRDSLDAITEKVDQDEYLKIVLEKLREAYADHKGIPEDQVELLRLASRQATSDDIILWNITLVDTLSSLMDSSNGPWNASLANQIITVYLSHDGNMLGSAELDAIGGDNLCSLAAEVLQNISAQSLSNASVLNVSICILEKKQVLFAIAIQAFEGRGRSTVSIAEYQLMVPYLGGASLDYIQTLVNANVNMNLETFVLLDPAVVLALSVDNVRNLLGTNLPTIKLYEDQELVKQWIQNQLQSELDNLGVGLRGGREADSTPTTNMTTDPPTDTPTNVTTDPPTGTPTDVRTNSPIGTTANPNQPSTSQSSSGTRVRAEVGALFLLILNLLFTSM, encoded by the exons ATGACATCGGGCTACATTTTCTTGTTGCTTTACCTCCTGTGGGGGAGCGTTG GGCCATCTAGTCAACAAGG AGAGGCCACCTGCAACTCGCCTGGCCAG GAACTAGACGCGGCGTCATGCTTCCTCCAGTGTGTGGGCTCGCCTGCATCAAACACCGGAAAGGATCACATGCGGAATTTGAAAGCAATTCTGGAAGCGGCAATGGATCTTTATACCTTCATG AGGTCCAGTGCGAGAGGAGCGTACATCAGCATGGAGGCAGCCATGTTTTTGGACCCCAACGCGGAGCCTCTCCACAATGAAGCCCTGGTAGAGATGTGGATGGAGGTCAAAGTGACGCCGCTGTTGAAGTCAATCAACAGACACGTCCTGGCCTGCCTCAGCGCCAAGAACTTCAGCTGCTCCACCTACCAAACAAT AGTGAAGGAACTCAGTCAACATTTCTCTGAGATGATTCCTGCCAGACAAAAATGGATCTATTCATTCTTCATGTTTCCCTTCCTGTCAAGGAATGGAGTCGCTG GTTGCGTGAATCCAAATGAAAGCAGTGAAGACTGGCTGATGAGGAATTTCGGTGCCTTCAGCGTCCACGCTAGAATCTACGACTTGCCAGCACTCAACATGATTTTCAGCGGC CTGGAAGTTCTTCACCTGTTGTCTCCGGCGCAAAAGGCCGAGCTGCTTTTAAGACCCGAGGTGGCGGATTTGACCAACGACTCCCTTTCGCTCATTTTCCACAGTTTGATGGCAGATGGCCCGCCAGCCCACACCGATTATGGAGGGAACCACAACTGGACTGGGCCCGGTTACCCCGAACTGGCATACAGCCCGTATTTACCTCCATcccctcaaacaaatctcaaagAG GTGATCCAAGGCATCACAATGGCTATCAAACCCATCACAAGCTTTGTTCATAACTTTGTCGCCTTCACTAAAGAG AGAGACGCGTcacaaataaaaagcaacaCGCTGATGCAGTTTCTGCTCAACTGGACTCTGGCGGAGGTGGCAAGTCACTACAGGCCCAATCCGCCACCCGCTGCCCTGGAGGCGCCAGAATTGGACGAAATGGAGGAGTGGTACCGACAGGTCGTTCTGCCCGTACTGCGGAGGTTCACCAACGATGAACAATACCTCATGAGTGACCAACTCATGCTCGCCTTTTACCATGTGTT TGACTTAGATCACAATGTGGACAATGGACCGGACGATGTCCAGGATGTTTGCAGCGTCACTCTTGATGGCAATCCCTGTGgg TTGACTGATGCGGTGGGAAACGTGGCACACATCATGCACTGTGCAGCTCGAACCAACCTGACCATGTCTGAGGGGAACGTCATGAGACTGATTTTGGAGCTGACGGAGCGTCTCAACTTACTGATACAGGAGTTTGCCACATCT aacTTCACAGAGGTGGCATCCGAATTCCATGAGATCTTTAGCGAAGTGGACTCTTCCACGCTTACTGAGGAAAACCTCCAAGATCCAGAATTCATCACCATGTGGTTCCATATCAAGCTGTCGCCTCTCCTCCCCTACATACCCATCGACTTGCTCTCCTGCCTGAGCGCCAACAACTTCTCCTGCCCTGCCTATCAAACCCT TGTTGCTCTCCTAAGCAAACACTTTgactactactacaactactactactacgacGACATGGATGCCCATTCAGTGCACCACCAAAACATTTATACGCACTTCATCTACGTCTTCATGAGGCTTCACAACATGTCCG ATGTGTGTTTCTCAGCCAACAACAGCAAAGAATGGCTGTGGAAGAATTTCGGTTCCTTCTCGGAAGTCGCTAACATCACAGACTTCTACGACCTCAACCCATACTTCTCAGGC CTGGATGCTCTGGACCAGCTGACTCCAAGACAGACGGCGCAGATGATGCTGCTGCCTCTCCCAACTCCTCCTGAGAAGGATGTCGTCATCCGCGAGGTGTTTGATTACCTATTGGAGTCCCCCAGAGAGAGGAGACTTCAAGAGGTCTTGAATGAACTGATCCTGCTGGCTGCTGAG GTCCAGCCTCCCTGCGAAGTCTCCAAAACTAT TTTTGAGCAGCTGCAAATAGTCATCGTGTCCGTGCCTCCTGACATGGAGTTTCTCATTCGGGAGAAAGTGGACCAACTCATCCAATCCACACCAGAAG AATGTGTGCCTGACAACGTCAAT TGCTTAAATATCCAGATCAATG CAACTAAAGTCTGTGAGGAAACCAACAG CTCCGACCTTCATTTGGCCTTGAGCACATCTGCGGACGTCCCGTGCAACTTTACCCTGGAAGAATACGCTTGCGCACAG TTGCAGAACTTCACGGCCAATCAGCTAGCGTCTCTTCTGTCATGTAATCTACCCGGCAACAGCAAACGGTCCTTAGTGTTATGGAAGATCCTGCTCAGTAAACTTTCTGCCATCTTGGATCCGGCCTTGGACATCCTGGCCAGCATG CCCGAGAGCGCAATCGGACCGTCGGCGCCTGAAATTCTGGATGTGATCGGTGACATCCGCGTGGCGTTGCTGAGTAACGAACAGCTGAGGAACAGCAGCGTCATCGCCAAGTGGTTCTCAGAGCGCCTGAAGGGCTTCCTGCCATCAGCGTCCGACAATTTCCTGCGTTGCTTGAGCCAAAGGAACCTCAGCTGTCAATCATACCAGCAGAT CCTGGAGACCTTCAACCAACACTATGACATCATCACTGACACCCAGCGGATCGTGATCGCGGAGGAATTCATTTTGAATTTCCTGTCTCGTCCAGTTTCAG GCCCAGGCTGCCGATCGGGATTCAACAGCAGCGCAGAGTGGCTGATGGTGAATGTGGGTCCATTTTCCCAGTTTTTGACCCTCAAACAGATTCTGCAGCTCAACCCGGACTTCAGCCCT CTGGAAGCCCTTCCTCTTCTGTCTTTACGGCAACGGCTAGACCTTCTCTTCATTCCGCTTCCCGGTCTGCCGGGGACAGACGTCATCATCGATGCGCTGTTTGATCAGCTGACCGACTCGCCCGAGGAACGCTTGAAAATCCCTGAATTCCTCACGCTCCTTGTCGAAGACCTTCAAACG ACGTTCGTTGGGAACTTTTCCTGTAACTCCTTCAAAACACT TTTCACAAGACTGGACCTGACCGTGCCGATCGTTCCTCTCCATGTGGCGTGGTCCATCACCTCCAGCAAGCTGGAGCTGACTGAGCTCCTTCCGCCTG gttgcCTCATATACAGTGGAGAG TGCAATGTAACCCCGATCAATG CCACAGAGATGTGTATGGCAGTCAACAG CACAGCACTCCAGCTCCTCCTGGACACCGGATCTCACAAAGAACGTCTCTGCAACTTTTCCGTGGAGCAAGTAGCGTGTGCATCG CTGGCGGCGCTAACAGCTCCCGATCTGGCTATGATGTTTACGTGCAACCGCTTGGCCAGCTCCAGCGGCAGTTTACCCGTCTGGAAGCTCCTCCTCACCAAATCTTCTCATTTGCTGAACCAGTCTCTGGACCTTCTCGCTAACATG ACATTTAACCCCGGGAATGCAGCAGCCTCCTTGATTTTGGACGCGATCCGTGAAGTCCAATTGGACACCTTCAATGCCGCCTACTTCAATGATCCCAACCTTATTGATCTCTGGTTCAACCACCGGCTTCGCCCATTTCTCCACGCAGTCTCGCCTGACTTCCTGTCATGTCTCACCACAAAGGATTTGAACTGCACCAGCTATCAACACAT TGTCCGGGCTCTGAGTCACGTCCAGCCAAACATGAGCATCGCCGTACAGACGACTGTTTTTACACGCTTTATCAAGATCTTCCTGTCACGCAACGACACAGACG ATCCCGGCTGCATCACCCACAGCAACAACAGCAGCGAATGGCTGCGGGTGAACTTGGGCGCCTTCTCTCACCTGTTGCTCCTCAGCGAAGTTCGGATGCTGTACCCCGACTTCTCAGCG TTTGAGGCCTTAGCGCAATTAACGGTGAGACAGCTTGCTGAACTGTCGTCCACGCCGGGCGCACTCAATAGCACTGCCCAGGTCGCCATGGTGATGAAGTATGTCCCCGACCCGTTCCTGGACGCCTTCTTTGATGACTTCTCGCCGTCTATCAAG GGTAATGAAAGCCTATACCCCGCCTCAGTGAGGTCAGCCATGTTGGAGGTCGTGTTTGATCGTGCGAAACTCTCCGAACCATCCGTCAGCGACTCCGTGGTCTCGGTGTGGCTCCGGGATCGAATTCCTCCCTTGCTCTTCGAACTGTCGCCACAGCATGTTTCGCCGTTTTTCGCAATACTGACGGCAAAGAGCTGCAGCATTGAGCGGCAAGG AGTTAAAGAGCTCAATAGCACCATCTCAAGTCTCATTGAAGTTACACAAAAGGAAATAGAGAACCACATCGTTCAGGCTCTTAAAG GACCACCCCCTCTACGTTGCTATGCCAACAACCAAAGTTACTACCACTTCCTGCAGATTTCATTCCTGGGCTTCCAGCTGCCCAACTTGACCACCTTCCTATCACTCATGCCTCAAGACATGATGGATCAG TTGGTGAACTCCATTGCTCCATCGGAGCTTGGCAGCTACCTCCGCATTCCTGACGTTGTTGACGACGATGGCAAACTTTGCTTGATCTACAGCAAATACCGCAAGACGGCCATGTTCTTGGAGAAT GAACAACTCCCGATGTCGGTGAGGAGGGCGACGCTACCCTGCGTCTGGCCTTTTGCTCTCCGCAGCACCAACAGATCGGAGGTCAACGCTTGGTTTGACCGACGCCTTGCCAACTATTTGAATTTCCTTACAAAGGATCTCATCGGAAACGTTACGACATACAACACTTCCTGCCTGGCTTTTCAGAAATA TGTCTCAGTTCTTGGCATGTTCAACTTCTCTCCTGTAAACTTTGTGAAGCGAGATGTGTACGATACCATCATGACCTACCTCAACTCAG cgTCGGTGCCAAAGTGTTACAACGCGAGCGACCCAGAGCTCAACTCAACAGCGTGGTTTGCGGAATATATTGGTCCCTTCTTTGAATTTATCACTCTGCAAGATTTTTTCACATTCGGATCCCCTGAG GTTCTCCAAATATTCACTGTGAACCTCAAGAACATTGCCATCTTCAACCAAACTGTCTTACCTCTCAACGTCACCAGCTACTACACGGAGCTGCTGTACATGCAGGACAGCAACTTTAACCCCATACT CCTTCCTCTGCTGTTTCGTTGCTTCGTGCCGGCGATGGCGTTCACCCAGTTATCTGCAAATGAAACCATGATAGTTCTGTACAACCTGACCAGTCTGTGCACTGACTTGGATCCGCAG GTTTCTGCTGCTTTAGCGGGGAACTTTGGCGACAAGATTAACGCCGCATCCATCGCAGCCCTCGGCAATGAGAACACCGGCATGTCAATAGGCCAAATCAAAATGATCGACGCCAAGGAACTCTACGCGGCCCTGGAGACCCTGAGAAACGTGCTGGGCTGGCGTCGAGGTCAAGCCAGGGTCATTGTCACGGCTCTCTTGTCCTCGGGGCTCGTGCAG ATCCGCAACGCCTCATCGCTCTTGATGCTGGGTTCCCTCGTCATCGGCGTGCCTGCAAATACTTTCAGCACCATTGACGGATCCCAGCTGATCACCGCATTCAAGAACCCGACATTCCTGACGCACTTCACAACCGCCCCACAGATCGTCCAGTACGCGTTTGTGTCGCAG ATCATCTCGGTGAACAGCAGTAGTGACGCGCTCATGGAGAACGTTCCGGACGATTTGGCGACGGAGATCCCTGGCCTTTTCCTTTTGGGTGTTAGCGGCACGAAGAACGTTCTCACCATGCTCAACAAGAAGAAATGGAAGCGCAAGCAG GCCGAGTTGTTCTTTGAGACTGTCGCCGTGGAATCGTCGACGACGCTGCTGGGAAGTGCGGACAA TTTGTCGTCGTCTGTGCTGCAAGGCTTCACGTGCACTTCAGTGAGGACCTTCCGAAGGTCGCAAACCCTAAGGCTGGTCCGGGCGTGTCGGAGGAGAGGCAGGAACAAGGTGAAGCTGGTGGAGACTCAG CTAACCTGCATGTACAACCATGTAAGAAATGAGGCCGACGCCACCAGCTTTGAGCTTTACCCTCCAGACATGCTGCTGTATTACAA TTACTCGCAGGTGCCGCAGAATAGTTGCAGGGTTTACTTTGAAGAGCTGGCAGAAGCCGACTTCTCCGTCTTCTCTCCGGTGCTCAACGGCATGCTGAGCGTTCTGTTGGATAATGCCAAAAGCTGCCTG GGTATCACCAACCAAATCTTGACGGAGAGTGACATATCTGTGTTAGGAAACATGTGTTGCATTCTGGACGGCGCCTATATCAGCAACTCGGACCAGTCCATTTTGGAGAAACTGCAGAACTGTGCGGAGCTCAATGAGGTCCAAGTTGCTGCAGTGGAAATGCTCCTGGAGAGTGGCAACACCACATACGG TATGCCATCAAATTGGACCAGAGCAACCTTGGAGGGTCTTGGAATTTTACCTCTTTTCATGACATCTAACTTCTACGACAACTTCGACCGA GATACAAAGCGGAGCTTCTTGAAGGACTTCCTGAAGGTCATCAGGAGAAACAACATAGACAAACAGAAGCGGAGGAGACTGAAGAAAGAAATCAGAAAGTCCATTCGAAATAGAGTCAAGCGATCGCTCG GAAATGAGTGCACAGTAGGATACATCACGCACGTGACCATCAGCGAAGAAACCTTCCCCTTCGACTACTTCGACATCAATCAGTTCAACTGCTGCCTCAACGCCACCATCCTCAGAGACAGCTTGGACGCCATCACGGAGAAGGTGGACCAGGACGAGTACCTCAAGATCGTTCTGGAAAAGCTGCGAGAG GCGTATGCAGACCACAAAGGCATCCCAGAGGATCAGGTGGAACTCCTGAGATTGGCATCACGTCAAGCCACCAGCGATGACATCATCTTGTGGAATATCACTCTGGTGGACACGCTCTCCTCCCTCATGGATTCGTCCAACGGGCCCTGGAACGCGAGCCTG GCTAACCAGATCATCACCGTATATCTGAGTCATGACGGGAACATGCTCGGCAGTGCGGAGCTCGACGCCATCGGAGGCGACAACTTGTGTTCCCTTGCCGCTGAAGTCCTACAAAACATTTCCGCACAAAGTCTCAG CAACGCGAGTGTCTTGAACGTGTCCATTTGCATTCTGGAGAAAAAGCAAGTACTTTTCGCCATCGCTATACAAGCTTTTGAGGGACGCGGCCGCTCAACCGTCTCCATAGCGGAGTACCAGCTCATGGTACCTTATCTTG GGGGCGCATCGCTGGATTACATTCAAACTCTGGTGAACGCCAACGTCAACATGAATTTGGAAACGTTTGTTTTACTGGATCCAGCCGTTGTTTTG GCCTTAAGTGTGGACAATGTTCGCAATCTTCTCGGCACCAACTTGCCGACCATAAAATTGTACGAAGACCAAGAGCTGGTGAAACAATGGATCCAAAACCAGTTACAGTCTGAGCTGGACAATCTGGGAGTGGGGCTTCGGGGAGGCAGGGAAGCTGATTCCACACCCACCACAAACATGACCACAGACCCGCCCACAGACACGCCCACAAACGTGACCACAGACCCGCCCACAGGCACGCCCACAGACGTGCGCACAAACTCCCCCATAGGCACCACAGCCAACCCGAACCAGCCATCAACTTCTCAGAGCTCCAGCG GTACCCGTGTGAGAGCAGAAGTCGGCGCGCTCTTCCTACTCATCCTCAACCTCCTCTTTACATCTATGTGA